A window of Mercenaria mercenaria strain notata chromosome 16, MADL_Memer_1, whole genome shotgun sequence contains these coding sequences:
- the LOC123540935 gene encoding protein ABHD13-like isoform X1: protein MNGGSTKIVLESDPTFNFANMARSPFYRTCRILCHLLSMIIVRFWKLCTSACLILLLLYWFYGGALTFLFLMISIYGLFYYAQDMFLYYPDQPPNSRIFVEQPDKFKLPYENVFVKTRDGVSLNMYLVKNQNMFAFPTVMMLHGNAGNIGHRLMMTYYLYKIAHCNVLMVEYRGYGKSGGKPSESGIYQDAEAAFEWLLKRTDIDSKKIFILGSSLGGAVSIKLSSDPQYAGHIAGLMLENTFTSLPDVAKNLFSIKALDFLPTFCYKNQFPSEYRIGKILIPTLFLSGQNDELIPPRMMQALYNLSGSKLKRLVPFEGGTHNDTCLCPGFFEAIAQFMYEVLNSSSANKETSKVNIETDSSIL, encoded by the exons ATGAACGGAGGAAGCACTAAAATAGTTTTAGAATCGGACCCAACTTTCAATTTTGCCAACATGGCTAGATCACCATTTTACAGAACATGCAGAATTCTTTGTCACCTGCTTTCAATGATTATTGTCAGGTTTTGGAAACTCTGCACCTCTGCCTGCCTAATCCTGTTGTTGTTGTATTGGTTCTATGGTGGCGCACTGACATTCCTGTTCTTGATGATTTCAATATATG GTTTATTTTACTATGCACAAGACATGTTCCTGTATTATCCGGACCAACCACCAAACTCGAGAATCTTTGTTGAACAGCCAGACAAGTTTAAACTGCcatatgaaaatgtgtttgtgaAAACGAGAGACGGAGTGTCGCTAAATATGTATTTAGTGAAAAATCAGAATATGTTTGCTTTTCCAACAGTAATGATGTTACACGGAAATGCAGGGAATATAGGACACAG GTTAATGATGACATACTACCTGTATAAGATAGCACATTGCAACGTGTTAATGGTAGAATATAGAGGGTATGGAAAAAGTGGTGGAAAGCCTTCAGAATCAG GTATATATCAGGATGCCGAGGCAGCATTTGAATGGCTTCTGAAGAGAACAGATATTGActcgaagaaaatatttattctaggCAGTTCACTAGGTGGAGCTGTCTCTATAAAATTATCCTCCGATCCACAATATGCAGGACATATAGCTGGGTTGATGTTAGAAAACACTTTTACCAGTCTACCAGATGTAGCAAAAAATTTATTCAGCATAAAAGCTTTAGATTTTCTGCCAACTTTCTGTTATAAAAATCAG TTTCCATCAGAATATAGAATAGGGAAAATCTTAATACCAACCTTATTTCTCTCTGGTCAAAATGACGAACTTATACCTCCAAGAATGATGCAAGCTTTATATAAT CTTTCTGGTAGCAAACTAAAGCGTCTAGTGCCTTTTGAAGGTGGAACACACAACGACACTTGTTTGTGTCCAGGGTTTTTTGAAGCTATTGCTCAATTTATGTATGAG GTATTGAACAGTTCCAGTGCTAATAAGGAAACAAGCAAAGTAAATATAGAAACAGACTCGAGTATTCTTTGA
- the LOC123540935 gene encoding protein ABHD13-like isoform X2: MFLYYPDQPPNSRIFVEQPDKFKLPYENVFVKTRDGVSLNMYLVKNQNMFAFPTVMMLHGNAGNIGHRLMMTYYLYKIAHCNVLMVEYRGYGKSGGKPSESGIYQDAEAAFEWLLKRTDIDSKKIFILGSSLGGAVSIKLSSDPQYAGHIAGLMLENTFTSLPDVAKNLFSIKALDFLPTFCYKNQFPSEYRIGKILIPTLFLSGQNDELIPPRMMQALYNLSGSKLKRLVPFEGGTHNDTCLCPGFFEAIAQFMYEVLNSSSANKETSKVNIETDSSIL, from the exons ATGTTCCTGTATTATCCGGACCAACCACCAAACTCGAGAATCTTTGTTGAACAGCCAGACAAGTTTAAACTGCcatatgaaaatgtgtttgtgaAAACGAGAGACGGAGTGTCGCTAAATATGTATTTAGTGAAAAATCAGAATATGTTTGCTTTTCCAACAGTAATGATGTTACACGGAAATGCAGGGAATATAGGACACAG GTTAATGATGACATACTACCTGTATAAGATAGCACATTGCAACGTGTTAATGGTAGAATATAGAGGGTATGGAAAAAGTGGTGGAAAGCCTTCAGAATCAG GTATATATCAGGATGCCGAGGCAGCATTTGAATGGCTTCTGAAGAGAACAGATATTGActcgaagaaaatatttattctaggCAGTTCACTAGGTGGAGCTGTCTCTATAAAATTATCCTCCGATCCACAATATGCAGGACATATAGCTGGGTTGATGTTAGAAAACACTTTTACCAGTCTACCAGATGTAGCAAAAAATTTATTCAGCATAAAAGCTTTAGATTTTCTGCCAACTTTCTGTTATAAAAATCAG TTTCCATCAGAATATAGAATAGGGAAAATCTTAATACCAACCTTATTTCTCTCTGGTCAAAATGACGAACTTATACCTCCAAGAATGATGCAAGCTTTATATAAT CTTTCTGGTAGCAAACTAAAGCGTCTAGTGCCTTTTGAAGGTGGAACACACAACGACACTTGTTTGTGTCCAGGGTTTTTTGAAGCTATTGCTCAATTTATGTATGAG GTATTGAACAGTTCCAGTGCTAATAAGGAAACAAGCAAAGTAAATATAGAAACAGACTCGAGTATTCTTTGA
- the LOC123540873 gene encoding putative uncharacterized protein DDB_G0277255: MNRTYHLCNCPTCGSVNISCQSDSNVEWIGVLDFAFGILPNGTDCSSEAVSSFVIPKTGDKNVNCDQSYSTMVDVLRNLSGKMITKNNQNDYADGYKNIYVKDYCTSKTGYFIAKFDCVKHQYSNDLKIDNSCNYNKTLDALPISSESYPRGNISTNVGSCKCTLTTTASELVLRTYDNGLDANQTLTLSFANSSIIKQWRKAEKMEEVINTTYITGPFSSTQLLLNWENRAKMAKGKLWIVLQAVNGSITTICKQNTSTTSAPAATINGSVSTPSNTGNSNNSPTAPPNTSNASPTISQKSASLNSPSVHSNAATVNNSVSTPSNTRNSNNSPTAPPNTSNASPTISQKSTSLNSTSVHSNAATVSSTLTSNSRTMDVSSSSRSDSTSKSDQATTHPSSKNPEESSDEKGSTAAIIGGVVGGLIALILLILCCLCLCLKKNRKTEPEKNEQPANSKFKNENNAKGKPNDNHVGTAFENSAEVAAAASITRNTLPPLPSGRFLNNVQKTADQNSLDTSRRGHILPEAKSKQEASPSENGKLNDALYAHLIGDVPEENKFTSDDITPLTGPTVSSAGNMHSASITESRENDAADENGQKEKKKKKKRKKKRKWNTIGALLDEDATTEPEKIHDTEQFRTYDI; the protein is encoded by the exons ATGAATCGAACATACCATCTCTGCAACTGTCCTACTTGCGGGTCTGTCAATATCTCTTGTCAGTCCGACAGCAATGTAGAGTGGATAGGCGTACTTGATTTTGCATTCGGAATTCTACCTAACGGAACGGATTGCAGTTCGGAAG ctgTGTCTTCTTTCGTGATTCCGAAGACAGGAGATAAAAATGTGAACTGTGATCAGAGCTACAGCACCATGGTAGACGTGTTACGCAATTTGTCGGGAAAAATGATAACAAAGAATAATCAAAATGATTATGCAGATGGTTATAAAAACATCTATGTTAAGGATTATTGCACATCGAAAACGGGATACTTCATAGCAAAATTTGACTGCGTTAAACACCAGTATAGCaatg atttgaaaattgacaaCAGTTGCAACTACAATAAAACATTGGATGCTCTCCCCATCTCAAGTGAGTCTTATCCAAGAGGAAACATAAGCACAAATGTAGGATCATGTAAATGTACTCTAACGACCACCGCCTCGGAGCTAGTACTGCGGACATATGACAACGGCCTGGACGCAAATCAGACGTTGACATTGTCCTTCGCTAACAGCTCCATCATTAAACAATGGAGAAAGGCAGAAAAGATGGAAGAAGTTATAAATACAACATATATTACGGGGCCATTCTCAAGCACGCAGTTATTGCTTAATTGGGAGAACAGAGCAAAGATGGCTAAGGGAAAGCTATGGATAGTGTTACAAG CTGTTAACGGCAGTATCACAACTATATGTAAACAGAACACCTCTACGACGTCGGCTCCAGCAGCAACAATAAACGGTTCCGTATCAACACCATCAAACACAGGAAATTCAAACAATTCCCCAACAGCACCACCAAATACATCGAATGCTTCCCCGACCATATCACAAAAATCTGCATCATTAAATTCTCCGTCTGTGCATTCAAATGCAGCAACAGTTAACAATTCCGTATCAACGCCATCAAATACAAGAAATTCAAACAATTCTCCAACAGCACCACCAAATACATCGAATGCTTCCCCGACCATATCACAAAAATCTACATCATTAAATTCTACTTCTGTGCATTCAAATGCAGCAACAGTTTCATCGACTCTAACATCAAATTCAAGAACAATGGATGTTTCCTCCTCAAGCCGATCGGATTCCACTTCGAAATCAGACCAGGCTACAACGCATCCATCCAGCAAAAATCCAGAGGAATCGTCTGACGAGAAAG GAAGCACTGCTGCTATTATTGGTGGAGTTGTGGGAGGATTGATAGCTCTGATCTTACTCATACTATGTTGTCTGTGCTTGTGTCTGAAAAAGAACCgg AAAACCGAACCAGAAAAGAATGAACAGCCTGCAAACAGCAAATTTAAAAACGAAAATAACGCTAAAGGTAAACCAAATGACAATCATGTTGGCACAGCGTTTGAAAATTCTGCTGAAGTTGCTGCTGCAGCTTCTATCACACGCAACACTCTTCCACCTCTACCATCTGGGCGTTTCCTGAATAACGTGCAAAAGACGGCCGATCAGAACAGTTTAGACACAAGCAGGCGTGGTCATATTCTCCCTGAAGCAAAAAGCAAGCAAGAGGCAAGCCCTAGTGAAAATGGTAAACTAAACGATGCTCTTTACGCACATCTCATTGGAGATGTACCTGAGGAGAACAAATTCACAAGCGACGACATAACTCCTCTAACTGGACCAACTGTTAGTTCAGCCGGAAATATGCATAGCGCATCAATAACAGAATCCCGGGAAAACGATGCCGCAGACGAAAATGgacaaaaggaaaaaaagaagaaaaagaaaaggaagAAGAAAAGGAAGTGGAACACGATAGGAGCACTGCTTGATGAAGATGCCACAACGGAACCAGAAAAAATACACGATACTGAACAGTTCCGGACATATGATATTTAA